In Sphingopyxis sp. FD7, a single window of DNA contains:
- the speB gene encoding agmatinase — protein MPAIRLFGLPTDINSSFERGAAAGPAAIRAALWSDRGNMASELGGEIGTDIAFADDGDLPLTERTAEDDAAIRRHVAMLCEDGEVPLALGGDHAVTFPLVEAAATCFGPLNILHIDAHPDLYADFGGNPRSHASPFARICEAGHAARLVQVGIRTLTRHCREQATRFGVEVIPMADFSPDRVPVLEGPLYISIDLDGIDPSEAPGVAHPEPGGLTAREVLAVLHKQTAPIVGADIVEHHPGRDVGGVTAILGAKLVREVAALIDRNGRCQT, from the coding sequence ATGCCCGCGATCCGCCTCTTCGGCCTGCCGACCGATATCAACAGCAGCTTCGAGCGCGGCGCGGCGGCTGGTCCGGCCGCGATCCGCGCGGCGCTGTGGAGCGACCGCGGCAATATGGCAAGCGAGCTTGGTGGTGAAATCGGCACCGACATCGCCTTCGCCGACGATGGCGACCTGCCGCTCACCGAACGCACCGCTGAGGATGACGCCGCGATCCGCCGCCATGTCGCGATGCTGTGCGAGGATGGCGAGGTGCCGCTGGCGCTCGGCGGCGATCATGCGGTGACCTTTCCGCTCGTCGAGGCCGCCGCGACCTGTTTCGGGCCGCTCAACATCCTGCACATCGACGCGCACCCCGACCTCTACGCCGATTTCGGCGGCAACCCGCGCAGCCATGCCTCGCCTTTTGCGCGCATCTGCGAGGCGGGTCATGCGGCGCGGCTCGTGCAGGTCGGCATCCGCACGCTCACCCGCCATTGCCGCGAGCAGGCGACGCGCTTCGGGGTCGAGGTCATTCCGATGGCCGATTTCAGCCCCGATCGCGTCCCCGTCCTCGAAGGCCCGCTCTATATCTCGATCGACCTCGACGGGATCGATCCGTCCGAGGCGCCGGGCGTCGCGCACCCCGAGCCCGGCGGGCTGACCGCGCGCGAAGTGCTGGCGGTGCTGCACAAGCAGACCGCGCCGATCGTCGGCGCCGACATCGTCGAGCATCACCCCGGCCGCGACGTCGGCGGCGTCACCGCGATCCTCGGCGCCAAGCTGGTGCGCGAAGTCGCGGCGCTGATCGACCGCAACGGCCGCTGCCAGACCTGA
- a CDS encoding glutathione S-transferase family protein, whose translation MTLIVHHLNNSRSQRILWLLEEIGARYEIRFYDRDPVTNLAPPELVAVHPLGKSPVIEDDGRVVIESGAITEYLCERHGGGHLVPERGTDDHVRHLEWLHFAEGSAMTPILLRIYTARLGEAAAPLEPRISQQLDSHFSYMESRIGDGGHFIGNSLSAADIMLSFPAEIAVMQGMAPRYPRLAAFVNACHARPAWQRAREKGGAYYGY comes from the coding sequence ATGACGCTGATCGTCCACCATCTGAACAACAGCCGCTCGCAGCGCATCCTGTGGCTGCTCGAGGAAATCGGCGCGCGGTACGAGATCCGATTTTACGACCGCGATCCGGTGACCAACCTCGCGCCGCCCGAACTCGTCGCGGTTCATCCGCTCGGAAAGTCGCCGGTGATCGAGGATGACGGCCGTGTGGTTATCGAATCGGGCGCGATCACCGAATATCTGTGCGAGCGACACGGCGGCGGGCATCTCGTCCCCGAACGCGGCACCGACGATCATGTCCGCCATCTCGAATGGCTCCATTTCGCCGAGGGTTCGGCGATGACGCCGATCCTGCTGCGCATTTATACGGCGCGGCTCGGCGAAGCGGCGGCGCCGCTCGAACCGCGGATCAGTCAGCAGCTCGATTCGCATTTCTCCTATATGGAAAGCCGCATCGGCGACGGCGGCCATTTCATCGGCAACAGCCTGTCGGCGGCCGACATCATGCTGAGCTTTCCGGCGGAGATCGCCGTCATGCAGGGCATGGCGCCGCGCTATCCCAGGCTCGCGGCCTTTGTGAACGCCTGCCACGCGCGTCCCGCGTGGCAGCGCGCGCGAGAGAAGGGCGGCGCTTATTATGGCTATTGA